The Brevinematales bacterium genome window below encodes:
- a CDS encoding aminopeptidase, which yields MAEDKKSKYAYERESSWKNVTEPERRKIDDFAADYKKFLNFCKTERQCVTYLEKEARSLGFKDLADAKPVPGERILFKNENKNIVLAILGKQPPAKGINFISSHLDSPRLDLKPMPLIEENNLAMLKTHYYGGIKKYHWVNIPLSLHGTIVRKDGSIVDISIGEGEDDPVFTITDLMIHLAQKAQGDKKLLEGIEGENLTLLAGSIPVDDKDIKEKVKEMALRKLNEMYGIIEEDFVSAEIEVVPALKAKDVGFDRSMIGAYGHDDRACSYPAYRSIVDVEGVPEKTLLVFLVDKEEIGSYGVSGIRSRFFQNTLTRLHEVYGSECRQSDLRDIMENSFCISGDVGGVVDPMYPQVNDMYNAAKLGYGIILEKYTGSRGKSGASDASAEYMGKVRKIFNDNKVVWQPGTLGKVDEGGGGTVAAYIADLGIKVVDCGVGVLGMHSPYEIICKADHYQTYKAYIAFLKDA from the coding sequence ATGGCTGAGGATAAGAAATCCAAATACGCGTATGAACGGGAAAGCTCGTGGAAGAACGTGACCGAGCCGGAACGCCGAAAAATAGATGATTTTGCCGCCGATTATAAAAAATTCCTGAACTTCTGCAAGACCGAAAGACAATGCGTGACGTACCTCGAGAAGGAAGCCAGATCGTTGGGATTTAAGGACTTAGCGGATGCGAAACCCGTGCCCGGCGAGCGTATTTTGTTTAAAAACGAGAATAAAAATATCGTTCTGGCGATCCTCGGCAAACAACCCCCGGCGAAGGGGATTAACTTTATATCGTCCCATCTCGACTCGCCGCGTCTCGATCTCAAGCCTATGCCGCTGATCGAGGAAAACAATCTCGCTATGCTGAAAACCCATTATTACGGTGGGATAAAAAAGTACCACTGGGTCAATATCCCGCTGTCCCTGCACGGCACAATCGTCCGTAAGGACGGATCCATCGTCGATATCAGTATCGGCGAGGGTGAGGACGACCCGGTATTCACGATTACCGACCTGATGATCCATCTCGCGCAGAAGGCGCAGGGCGATAAAAAGCTCCTCGAGGGCATCGAGGGGGAGAACCTGACATTGCTTGCCGGGAGTATTCCCGTCGACGATAAAGATATCAAAGAGAAAGTGAAGGAAATGGCGCTGCGGAAGCTGAACGAGATGTACGGCATTATCGAAGAAGATTTCGTATCCGCTGAAATAGAGGTTGTCCCCGCATTGAAGGCGAAGGACGTCGGCTTCGACCGGAGCATGATCGGCGCCTACGGGCATGACGACCGCGCGTGCAGTTATCCCGCGTACCGTTCCATCGTCGACGTCGAGGGAGTGCCCGAAAAGACTCTCCTCGTCTTCCTCGTCGATAAGGAGGAGATCGGCTCCTATGGCGTCAGCGGTATCCGCTCGCGCTTCTTCCAGAATACGCTGACGCGTCTCCATGAGGTCTACGGGAGCGAGTGCCGTCAATCAGACCTGCGCGACATTATGGAGAACTCCTTCTGTATCTCCGGCGACGTGGGCGGAGTGGTCGATCCGATGTACCCGCAGGTGAACGATATGTACAACGCCGCGAAGCTCGGATACGGTATCATCCTCGAGAAGTACACCGGCTCGCGCGGGAAATCCGGGGCGAGCGACGCATCGGCGGAATATATGGGCAAGGTACGCAAGATATTTAACGATAACAAGGTCGTCTGGCAGCCCGGTACGCTCGGTAAGGTCGACGAGGGCGGCGGCGGCACTGTCGCGGCATATATCGCCGATCTCGGCATCAAAGTGGTCGATTGCGGCGTGGGCGTGCTCGGTATGCATTCCCCTTACGAGATCATCTGCAAGGCCGATCATTACCAGACCTACAAAGCATATATAGCGTTCCTGAAGGACGCGTGA
- a CDS encoding radical SAM protein, producing MYRYIYGPVPSRRLGISLGVDMVPHKTCTLDCIYCECGGTTGLTTDRAEYISIREILAELRDYLSKNPAPEYVSLSGSGEPTLNSGIGELIAAVKREYPHIPLAVLTNGTLLYRKDVRGEILASDLVLPSLDSACAGGFGSIDKPAPKLDLNAIIDGIALFRDEFKAAGASKQVWLEVFIVEGINTTPEEISALKHAIDKIRPDRVQLNSLDRPGTDLSLKAPSMKLMERVRDELDPGGGKWPVEIVMKYKSRGEIASYLSSKEDSIVEAISRRPLTARDIHEVTGLHIHELEKYLDVLVHDQKVRPVIGDRGVFYQIVSGGK from the coding sequence ATGTATCGTTATATCTACGGCCCCGTTCCGTCGCGCCGTCTGGGAATCTCGCTCGGTGTCGATATGGTTCCGCATAAAACCTGCACGCTCGATTGTATTTACTGCGAATGCGGCGGTACGACCGGCCTGACGACCGACCGGGCGGAGTATATCTCTATCCGCGAGATTCTCGCCGAGCTCCGCGATTACCTGTCGAAGAACCCCGCCCCGGAATATGTGAGCCTTTCCGGCTCCGGCGAGCCCACCCTGAATTCGGGCATCGGCGAACTGATTGCCGCGGTCAAACGGGAGTATCCGCATATTCCGCTGGCCGTGCTGACGAACGGGACTCTCCTCTACCGGAAGGATGTGCGCGGCGAGATACTCGCGTCCGACCTCGTGCTCCCGTCTCTCGATTCCGCGTGCGCGGGAGGGTTCGGGAGTATCGATAAGCCCGCCCCGAAGCTCGACCTGAACGCTATTATCGACGGGATAGCTTTATTCCGCGACGAGTTCAAGGCGGCGGGCGCGTCGAAACAGGTCTGGCTCGAAGTGTTTATCGTAGAAGGGATTAATACTACGCCGGAGGAAATCTCCGCGCTGAAACATGCAATAGATAAAATACGCCCCGACCGCGTCCAGTTGAATTCGCTCGACCGCCCCGGGACCGATTTGTCGCTGAAAGCCCCATCGATGAAATTGATGGAGCGCGTGCGGGACGAACTCGATCCCGGCGGGGGGAAGTGGCCGGTCGAGATTGTGATGAAATATAAAAGCCGCGGCGAGATCGCGTCCTACCTCAGCTCGAAGGAAGATTCTATTGTCGAGGCCATATCGCGGAGGCCGCTGACGGCGCGCGATATTCACGAGGTTACGGGACTGCATATCCATGAACTGGAGAAATACCTCGACGTGCTTGTCCACGATCAGAAGGTCAGGCCGGTAATCGGCGACCGCGGGGTATTTTATCAAATCGTTTCGGGCGGTAAATAA